A single genomic interval of Cupriavidus sp. MP-37 harbors:
- a CDS encoding diguanylate cyclase: MLHDAGQFLALVNPAIALLLALCFLFAWHHERARPHLLQVGACYLLAAVAIGLQVLWPPRGGGGTATFTGALYLGSAVLLLRGMLARIGARPDRCAAVALPLALFGMLAWFDLVHPSLVARIYILNVGVALILVPGVAPLARLRTGRAVDRVLFWVYVVFALQFLPRTLLALAAAAAHDAAVLSPTAGWLWLQTTLALLLLVLGLALLAATAQDVIDDLRHERDTDPLTQLHTRRSLETLAARLIPPGPGEALSVLLCDLDYFKFINDNYGHSAGDAVLTQVGHIIAAGIRRRDIAARLGGEEFVVLLPDTPHEAALQLAERLRQTLEQTSMDVLPGMRSVTASFGVATLRPGEDLEALLMRADNVLYAAKNNGRNCVEWEREAGLAALA, from the coding sequence GTGTTGCACGATGCCGGTCAATTCCTGGCACTGGTCAATCCCGCCATTGCCTTGCTGCTTGCGCTTTGCTTCCTGTTTGCGTGGCACCACGAGCGCGCGCGGCCCCACCTGCTGCAGGTCGGCGCCTGCTATCTGCTGGCCGCCGTGGCAATCGGCCTGCAGGTCCTGTGGCCGCCGCGCGGTGGCGGCGGGACTGCAACCTTCACGGGCGCGCTCTACCTGGGCAGCGCGGTGCTGCTGCTGCGCGGCATGCTGGCCCGCATCGGCGCGCGGCCCGACCGCTGCGCGGCGGTGGCGCTGCCGCTCGCGCTGTTCGGCATGCTGGCGTGGTTCGACCTGGTGCACCCGAGCCTGGTCGCGCGCATCTACATCCTGAATGTCGGCGTCGCGCTGATCCTGGTGCCGGGGGTGGCGCCGCTGGCCCGCCTGCGCACCGGCCGCGCCGTAGACCGGGTGCTGTTCTGGGTGTACGTGGTGTTCGCGCTCCAGTTCCTGCCGCGCACGCTGCTGGCGCTGGCGGCGGCCGCCGCGCACGATGCCGCCGTGCTGTCGCCCACCGCCGGCTGGCTATGGCTGCAAACCACGCTGGCCCTGCTGCTGCTTGTGCTCGGGCTGGCGCTGCTGGCGGCGACCGCGCAGGACGTGATCGACGACCTGCGCCATGAACGCGATACCGATCCGCTGACCCAGCTGCACACGCGCCGCAGCCTCGAGACGCTGGCAGCGCGACTGATTCCGCCCGGCCCGGGCGAGGCACTGAGCGTGCTGTTGTGCGACCTGGATTACTTCAAGTTCATCAACGACAACTACGGCCACAGTGCCGGCGATGCGGTGCTGACGCAGGTCGGCCACATCATTGCCGCCGGCATCCGCCGCCGCGATATCGCCGCCCGCCTGGGCGGCGAGGAATTCGTCGTGCTGTTGCCCGACACCCCGCACGAAGCAGCGCTGCAACTGGCCGAGCGGCTGCGCCAGACGCTGGAGCAAACCAGCATGGACGTGCTGCCAGGCATGCGCAGCGTCACCGCCAGCTTTGGCGTGGCCACGCTGCGGCCCGGCGAAGACCTGGAAGCCCTGCTGATGCGCGCGGACAACGTGCTGTATGCGGCCAAGAACAACGGCCGCAATTGCGTCGAATGGGAGCGCGAGGCCGGCCTGGCGGCGTTGGCCTGA
- a CDS encoding MFS transporter has protein sequence MPSIQSSSPDTGAADASQAPARERMTRAELRAAVSLASIFALRMLGLFLILPVFAEYARALPDGQDAQRVGLAMGIYGLMQAFLHIPLGWLSDRVGRKPVMVGGLLLFIAGGLVAAFSDTLSGIIAGRALQGMGAISAAITACIADLTRERHRTKAMAMVGGSIGLTFALSLVIASPLLHSIGMSGIFGLMSVLGLVAIGVTVFLVPTPPPPHPVRLPFRKVLLNGDLARLNVGVLALHASQVAMFMVVPAMLADAGMPLDQHWKVYLPVVLVSFVLMLGPMMAAERYGRVRPVLLGAVALMTAVQLLFAAVHGLWAIVAVLLLFFVAFNVLEAMQPSLVSRYAAAARGAALGVYNTTQALGLFLGGAAGGWLLQHEGRSAVFVGCAAVLLLWLIIAWSMKAPPARGQEAAPATAA, from the coding sequence ATGCCGTCGATCCAGTCTTCTTCCCCGGATACGGGTGCCGCCGACGCATCCCAAGCCCCCGCGCGCGAACGCATGACGCGCGCCGAACTGCGCGCCGCGGTGTCGCTGGCCAGCATCTTTGCGCTGCGCATGCTGGGCCTGTTCCTGATCCTGCCGGTCTTTGCCGAATACGCGCGTGCCCTGCCCGACGGGCAGGATGCGCAGCGCGTGGGCCTGGCCATGGGCATTTATGGCCTGATGCAGGCGTTCCTGCACATCCCGCTGGGGTGGCTGTCCGACCGCGTCGGGCGCAAGCCGGTGATGGTGGGCGGCCTGCTGCTGTTTATCGCCGGCGGCCTGGTGGCCGCGTTTTCCGACACGCTGTCCGGCATCATCGCCGGGCGCGCGCTGCAGGGCATGGGCGCGATCTCCGCGGCGATCACCGCCTGCATCGCCGACCTGACCCGCGAGCGCCATCGCACCAAGGCCATGGCGATGGTGGGCGGCAGCATCGGGCTGACCTTCGCGCTGTCGCTGGTGATTGCCTCGCCGCTGCTGCACAGCATCGGCATGTCCGGCATCTTCGGGCTGATGTCGGTGCTGGGGCTGGTCGCCATCGGCGTGACCGTGTTCCTGGTGCCGACCCCGCCGCCGCCGCACCCGGTGCGGCTGCCGTTCCGCAAGGTGCTGCTCAACGGCGACCTGGCGCGGCTCAATGTCGGCGTGCTGGCGCTGCACGCGTCGCAAGTGGCGATGTTCATGGTGGTGCCGGCGATGCTGGCCGATGCCGGCATGCCGCTGGACCAGCACTGGAAGGTCTACCTGCCGGTGGTGCTGGTGTCTTTCGTGCTGATGCTGGGCCCGATGATGGCGGCCGAGCGCTACGGCCGCGTGCGCCCGGTGCTGCTGGGCGCGGTGGCGCTGATGACGGCGGTGCAGCTGCTGTTTGCCGCGGTGCACGGCCTGTGGGCGATTGTCGCGGTATTGCTGCTGTTCTTCGTCGCCTTCAACGTGCTGGAGGCCATGCAGCCTTCGCTGGTATCGCGCTACGCCGCGGCCGCGCGCGGCGCGGCGCTCGGCGTCTACAACACCACCCAGGCGCTGGGCCTGTTCCTGGGCGGTGCCGCGGGCGGCTGGCTGCTTCAGCACGAGGGCCGCAGCGCGGTGTTCGTGGGCTGCGCGGCGGTGCTGTTGCTGTGGCTTATAATCGCCTGGAGCATGAAGGCGCCGCCGGCGCGCGGGCAGGAAGCCGCACCGGCAACCGCGGCCTGA
- a CDS encoding single-stranded DNA-binding protein, which yields MASVNKVILVGNLGADPETRYMPSGDAVTNLRLATTDRYKDKQSGEMKEATEWHRVAMFGKLAEIAAQYLRKGSSVYIEGRIRTRKWQDQSGQDKYSTEIVADQMQMLGSRQGGGGGGGDEGGYGGGGGGGYSREASGGGGYGGGRGAQGGGGQQGGAARRPQQPASNGFEDMDDDIPF from the coding sequence ATGGCATCGGTCAACAAAGTCATTCTCGTCGGCAACCTCGGCGCAGACCCGGAAACGCGCTACATGCCCAGCGGCGACGCGGTCACCAACCTGCGCCTGGCCACCACCGACCGCTACAAGGACAAGCAGTCCGGCGAGATGAAGGAAGCCACCGAATGGCATCGCGTGGCGATGTTCGGCAAGCTGGCCGAGATCGCCGCCCAATACCTGCGCAAGGGCTCGTCGGTCTATATCGAGGGCCGCATCCGCACCCGCAAATGGCAGGACCAGTCCGGCCAGGACAAGTACTCTACCGAGATCGTTGCCGACCAGATGCAGATGCTGGGTTCACGCCAGGGCGGCGGCGGCGGTGGCGGCGATGAAGGCGGCTACGGTGGCGGTGGTGGCGGCGGCTATAGCCGCGAAGCTTCGGGCGGCGGTGGCTATGGCGGCGGCCGTGGCGCACAGGGCGGTGGCGGCCAGCAGGGCGGCGCCGCGCGCCGTCCGCAGCAGCCGGCCTCGAACGGCTTCGAGGATATGGACGACGATATTCCGTTCTGA
- a CDS encoding RcnB family protein produces the protein MKTKKAMPVLLLAASVLAAPFAMAQGGARSRPMTDPMAASAPAAQSSPYMQVQQWKKGDRLPTEFRDRQYVIDDYKQYNLPAPRKGTRWVGIGAEYYLVAPNGVIQQVGSGS, from the coding sequence ATGAAGACCAAGAAAGCGATGCCAGTGTTGTTGCTGGCGGCAAGCGTGCTGGCGGCGCCGTTTGCGATGGCGCAGGGCGGTGCCAGGTCCAGGCCGATGACCGATCCCATGGCGGCGTCCGCGCCGGCGGCGCAGAGCTCGCCCTATATGCAGGTGCAGCAGTGGAAGAAGGGCGACCGGCTGCCCACCGAGTTCCGCGACCGCCAGTATGTGATCGACGACTACAAGCAGTACAACCTGCCGGCGCCGCGCAAGGGCACGCGCTGGGTCGGGATCGGCGCCGAGTATTACCTGGTGGCGCCCAACGGCGTGATCCAGCAGGTCGGCTCAGGCTCCTGA
- a CDS encoding collagen-like protein — MQHIDLKRAAIPFACLAILLAGCGGGGGDSTTAGAGPSASVPGPAGANGKTILSGTNAPTADMGTDGDFYLNVSSSTLYGPKAGGEWPAGVSLIGPQGVPGAPGATLLHGAGDPTAADGAAGSFYLNTTTNTLFGPKTADGWPAGISVVGLTGPVGPAGPAGADGAPGPAGEKGEQGEQGEKGDKGDPGEQGPQGEPGAGGTVYTANFAVTAPPGGVGTYVMTGSGLSLQSSDPYFGAVMPVACEGGFTLTAILAGEVPAKAKYTVTAHRVASGTALDQVNVLPITDASQCVLNNDERTCSTPATTPVAANDVVQVQVSGNTAFSWGGGLYVNLSCKSQ; from the coding sequence ATGCAGCATATCGACCTGAAACGCGCGGCGATTCCATTCGCCTGCCTTGCCATCCTGCTCGCCGGTTGCGGCGGCGGCGGTGGCGATTCCACCACCGCCGGGGCTGGCCCTTCCGCCAGCGTGCCCGGCCCTGCCGGCGCCAATGGCAAGACGATCCTGTCCGGCACCAATGCGCCGACCGCTGACATGGGCACCGATGGCGACTTCTACCTCAATGTCTCGAGCTCGACGCTATACGGGCCGAAGGCCGGCGGCGAGTGGCCCGCCGGCGTGTCGCTGATCGGCCCGCAGGGCGTGCCGGGCGCGCCGGGCGCCACGCTGCTGCACGGCGCGGGCGATCCGACCGCGGCGGACGGCGCGGCGGGCAGCTTCTACCTGAATACCACCACCAACACGCTGTTCGGCCCGAAGACGGCGGACGGGTGGCCGGCCGGGATCTCGGTGGTCGGCCTGACCGGCCCGGTCGGGCCCGCGGGCCCGGCAGGCGCCGACGGTGCGCCGGGCCCGGCCGGAGAGAAGGGCGAGCAGGGCGAGCAGGGCGAAAAAGGAGACAAGGGCGACCCGGGCGAGCAGGGCCCGCAAGGCGAGCCAGGAGCGGGCGGCACCGTCTACACCGCCAACTTCGCCGTCACGGCCCCGCCGGGTGGCGTCGGCACCTATGTCATGACCGGTTCCGGGCTGTCGCTGCAGAGCAGCGACCCGTACTTCGGCGCGGTGATGCCGGTGGCCTGCGAGGGCGGCTTCACCCTGACCGCGATCCTGGCCGGCGAGGTCCCGGCGAAGGCCAAATACACCGTCACGGCGCACCGTGTCGCCAGCGGCACGGCGCTGGATCAGGTCAACGTGCTGCCCATCACCGACGCGTCGCAATGCGTGCTCAACAACGACGAGCGCACCTGCTCGACGCCGGCCACCACGCCGGTGGCCGCCAACGACGTGGTCCAGGTCCAGGTCAGCGGCAACACCGCCTTCAGCTGGGGCGGCGGGCTGTACGTGAACCTGTCGTGCAAGTCCCAATAG
- a CDS encoding ion channel, with the protein METSAEHYSLALLCAAVLTVTVVGIHYEALRLLSAMHPRRWSGRMNIGVLIVCIILVHCLEALVFAVGFWFADRVLGLGGLAGVAVPGVEAARAQPGALVYAYFALETFTTQSLGDIVPVGASRLIASIEPLVGLILIGWSTSFTYVMMRRDWELERDEGGEHRRG; encoded by the coding sequence ATGGAAACCTCTGCCGAACATTATTCGCTGGCCCTGCTGTGCGCCGCCGTGCTGACCGTGACGGTGGTCGGCATCCACTACGAGGCGCTGCGCCTGCTGTCCGCGATGCACCCGCGACGATGGAGCGGGCGCATGAACATCGGCGTGCTGATCGTCTGCATCATCCTGGTTCATTGCCTCGAGGCGCTGGTATTCGCGGTCGGCTTCTGGTTTGCCGACCGCGTGCTGGGGCTGGGCGGACTGGCCGGGGTGGCGGTGCCGGGGGTCGAGGCCGCGCGCGCGCAGCCGGGCGCGCTGGTCTACGCCTACTTCGCGCTGGAAACCTTTACCACCCAGAGCCTGGGCGATATCGTTCCGGTTGGCGCCAGCCGCCTGATCGCCAGTATCGAGCCGCTGGTCGGCCTGATCCTGATCGGCTGGTCCACCTCGTTCACCTATGTCATGATGCGCCGCGACTGGGAACTGGAGCGCGACGAAGGCGGCGAGCATCGCCGCGGCTAG